The window AGTGAGGACAGTGAGTTCCTTTCTCTACCGACAAGACGTGCCACGATAGAAGTGAGGACAAAAACCTTCCCTCTCTACCGATGAGAAGGGCCATGACGGGAGCGAGGACAGTGAGCTCCCCTTCGTCACCGGATCTGGATGCGAGCTCGTAAGATCCGGCTGTCGTGAGCTAGTCGGCCGGTGACGAGGCCAGCATATCAAAGGGTAATGAGCTACACGGCGGCTGTCGATCTCCAACCTCCAAGTGCACCCACCTTTTctcctttcctctctttttccccttccAGACCACCTTTTCTAATTGAAGCTTTTATTTCCTCTTTGGACTCACTCAACTCATGTCTCCAAGCAGTGGCGCCGTAGTCCCTTAGCTCCCACTGCACTGCAACGGGCGCTCGGCTCTATAGATAGCCATATGGCCCAAGGCCcgtggcccggcccaaggcacgccaatttggcccggcccaagcacgacacggcccgacttggggtcatgcccgtgccggcccggcccgacagcCGGGCTGTGCCTGGGCCGCACCCTTGGCACGAtaggccggcccggcacggcacgaccgAATAAAAAAAGTTGAGGGACACAAAATATACTTAATGAACCATATCAGACAGGGCTCAAAGATGAGAggaatacaaaatagacttattttccagcCATATGGACCCAGCCCACAGAGTTAAGggatgtaaaatagacttattctatgGAAAAGCACGATTAACCGctgtgccttcgggccggcccgacaCGGCCCGAGTCATGttgggccatgcctgggccgtgTGTGTGGCctgtgggctggcacggcacgacCCGGAGTGTAGGTCGGACCGTGCCAGCCCGACTAACCTCGGCACggcgggccgtgcttgggccgtgcTGCCtgtttggccatctatactcgGCTGCAACATATATGTTTATAATTACTGTTTATGGTGGTGTATTGGGCATGAACGCATGGCCTTATTAGTGGAACTAGCAAAGAGAATATATTGTGGACACTAATCACTGATTAACAGGTTGCAGGCTGTGCACGAGGAAGAGGTCATCGTGTGCCATGTCAAGTTGTCAACAAACAAGCCTAGCCTGGCCGGTTACGTTCTGAACACAGTTTCAGTGCCAGTGTACAAGACAGGTCACCAcctttattattatatatacaaCTGAAAAGCAGGAGTGGAGTTAACTATTATGgtataaaaatattatgttaAACTATTGAGGGACGGGAGTTTCTCTCGTTATTTACctgttatattttttaaaaaaatatatattaatacgTGATAGATCACGCTACAaccatataattttaaaataatcttttataagtaaaaaaaatataacacatATTCATCGTCAAATTTAATACTTTCGTTCTAActtataaaagttaaattttatctctattgttatggagtgatatattacatattaatttatttttttataatcacTTAAACAACGTGCAAACAACAGTAGCATATTTTACTAtctagtttaaaatagtttcctcTACTGAAAAGTCAAAACGTCACGGAAACAACGCACGATGACACGACAATCCCCTGCATCTACGGTCGTTTACTtgtgcgccgtcgccgtcgccgccgccttccacttgccggcgacctcctccagCGCCCGCCGCGACGACCCCTCCGGCGACCACACCCGACCACCCGCCTGCTGCAGctccctcgcccgccgccgcatgccacgCCCCTTCTCCCCCTCCATCAcctccttcaccgccgccgcgatcTCCTCACGCGTTACAACCGCGCCGCCGATGACGTCATCCTCCTCCCACGAGCGCGGCCGAACGGCCACCCCCACGGACTCTTCTAGGACGACGGCGTTCACCGTCTGCTCCGCATGCAGCGGCCACGCGATCATCGGCACGCCGGCGGCCACGCTCTCCAGcgtcgagttccacccgcagtgcgACACGAACGCCGCCGTCGCGGGGTGCGACAGCACGCGCACCTGCGGCGCCCacgccgcgacggcgaggcccCGGCCGCTCGTCCTCTCCAAGAACCCGTCGGGGAGCCACGCCAGTGGATCGTCGTGGACACGGTGGtcgtcttcgtcgccggcgccttTCCCGAAGGCGAAAGACTCGCCGTTGAAGCTTGGCATGCGCACAACCCAGAGGAACCTGTGGCCGCTCATCTCCagcccggcggcgagctcgcgcgTCTGCTCGACGGACAGCGTGCCGGCGCTCCCGAAGGAGACGAACACCACCGACCCTGCCGGCTGGAGATCCAGCCACTCCAAGCACGCCGactcgccggcctcgtcggagCTCGACCGGACGAACGGGCCCACCGGGTAAGCCGGCGGGAACgtccctctctccgccgccttcTTGAACTCCTCCACGGCGGCCGGCTCCAGCTCGTAGAAACTGTTCGCCAagaagccggcggcgcggcggtacAGCCGGCCTGTCGCGAGGAGCTGCCCGTACACCGGCGTGGTGCTGTCCCTGAAACCGCGGGGCACCTCCGCGTTCCGCAGCGACACGCCGCCGGGAAGCTCGAGAGGGTCCGGGAGGGCGCGttgctcgccggcggcagcacCGTCGTGCAGCTCCACGGTCCGGCGCATCAAAGATAGCGCGGCGAGGCTAGTGGGTACGAAGACGTAGCCCGGGAccccgagctcggcggcgacgggcagCGCCGCGGCGCAGAAGATGTCCGGGACAAGCGCGGCCAGCGACGCCGCGGACCGGAGCAGCGCACGGAGGTTCGGGAGGGAGCGGTGGACGACCTCGAACAGCGTCCTCTCCAGTCCGGCGTCGGCGGGGAGGTCGTCGAGGGGCACCGCCGGCAgcgtggcggtggcgacggtggccgggAGCGAGGACAGCACGGCGGAGCGCGCGTCGGGGTGTTCGAGGTCGGCGAAGGTGACGAGCGTGGGCGCGACGCCGTGGTGGTCGGCGAGCCACCGCGCCAGCTCGGCCAGCGGGATGAGGTGGCCGGCGCCGGGGCTGGCAAGCAGCAcgacgcgcggcggccgcggcgcgtcggcgtcCCGCTGGTCGTCGGCGGTGAACGTCTCCATTATTTCGTGGTATAGTTGGCTACTTGG of the Oryza sativa Japonica Group chromosome 2, ASM3414082v1 genome contains:
- the LOC4328852 gene encoding UDP-glycosyltransferase 72B1, with the translated sequence METFTADDQRDADAPRPPRVVLLASPGAGHLIPLAELARWLADHHGVAPTLVTFADLEHPDARSAVLSSLPATVATATLPAVPLDDLPADAGLERTLFEVVHRSLPNLRALLRSAASLAALVPDIFCAAALPVAAELGVPGYVFVPTSLAALSLMRRTVELHDGAAAGEQRALPDPLELPGGVSLRNAEVPRGFRDSTTPVYGQLLATGRLYRRAAGFLANSFYELEPAAVEEFKKAAERGTFPPAYPVGPFVRSSSDEAGESACLEWLDLQPAGSVVFVSFGSAGTLSVEQTRELAAGLEMSGHRFLWVVRMPSFNGESFAFGKGAGDEDDHRVHDDPLAWLPDGFLERTSGRGLAVAAWAPQVRVLSHPATAAFVSHCGWNSTLESVAAGVPMIAWPLHAEQTVNAVVLEESVGVAVRPRSWEEDDVIGGAVVTREEIAAAVKEVMEGEKGRGMRRRARELQQAGGRVWSPEGSSRRALEEVAGKWKAAATATAHK